Sequence from the Burkholderiaceae bacterium DAT-1 genome:
CATCGCGGTCAAAGGCGGCGTGTCTGATATCCCGGAGCGGATTCGGGCCAGCCAGCTAGAGGCACTGTTACACACATCTGTCTCCTCACCGCTTTAGTCGGACTTGATCGACCATGTTGCGTCCCGTTTCTGATATCGATTCACCGCCCAGAATAACCGAAAGTGCTCGCCAGAATGGGCAGGTGACGCGCATCCACCAGCCATCTGATGTTGTGCGCCTGCTCATGGAAGTGCAGGAGCTAGAAGAGCCCGTCTACCTGCTCAGGGACGACGGAACATGTACGCTGTCAGCGCTACGCTGTGTCGACGATCAACACCTCGAACTCACCATTCCAGATGCCGCGCAGCCTTACCAGCTTCCTGCCAGCGGCATCGTGGAGGCCAGTTGCTGGCTACAGCGCATTTCGCTGTCCTTCAAGTTAGCGCAATGTACGCTCGACCATGGCGACGGGATGTATTTATTGACGGCCCACCTGCCCAGCGAGGTATTTAGACTTCAGCGCCGTGATTTTTTCCGCTTTTCGCTCACGCCGGCCTTTCCTCTCAGCTGCTTCCTACATATCGGCGACGATGATTATGAAATTTCGCTGATTGACCTGAGCCTCGGGGGAATCGGCATTCTGGGCTATGTTCCCGGTGTCTGCCTGGATGCAGGGACGATTTATCAGCG
This genomic interval carries:
- a CDS encoding PilZ domain-containing protein; the encoded protein is MLRPVSDIDSPPRITESARQNGQVTRIHQPSDVVRLLMEVQELEEPVYLLRDDGTCTLSALRCVDDQHLELTIPDAAQPYQLPASGIVEASCWLQRISLSFKLAQCTLDHGDGMYLLTAHLPSEVFRLQRRDFFRFSLTPAFPLSCFLHIGDDDYEISLIDLSLGGIGILGYVPGVCLDAGTIYQRVRIELPDNAGIVADIEIRNSYEVTLKNGIRTIRTGARFINLPGTTQSVLQRYINRMAREDGHTLRHARDQS